One region of Glycine max cultivar Williams 82 chromosome 9, Glycine_max_v4.0, whole genome shotgun sequence genomic DNA includes:
- the LOC102664718 gene encoding uncharacterized protein isoform X4 — MELKADKSPSRSVTMKPTLSVSKGQSSDLDMIANDQQIPRSASSEEYLDVPISECISNQCVVGAELTNLVISRAESSDQKQGKFGLAQSASVSGCTNKDVEEKQLQENSETKHGAAKAQAQDHQWQNKHKKEINLPHRASKRLAGIKVGPVPELKTRNRARRVAIKQSDKEETIIINVDKSPNSLSGDLAKQKLSGTDTEKTLEVQISDKDKKCFSFSPLENNATVEECARVLENGDKVDAKLDYTLDFPLGELLTDPCIAFAIQTLTGVTFEASKNSQTSSNLRNSQHSKTSAPTLASGKGDDKKSNDGLGDRVLSSLENLAIPKEHAGDDKTDSKAKNENAGPSSEKTLDMSWMDPCIEFAIKTLTDTIPSDSADQNPKNCIQLSSVCLDNIYQTDYSCRQYFGTQKPMFHKQSFVDPSLQHTRNIGIVNSAAEARL; from the exons ATGGAGTTAAAAGCTGACAAATCTCCT TCAAGAAGTGTAACCATGAAACCAACATTATCAGTTAGCAAGGGTCAAAGCTCAGATTTGGACATGATAGCTAATGACCAACAGATTCCAAGATCTGCAAGTTCTGAAGAATATTTGGATGTGCCCATTTCTGAATGTATATCCAATCAGT GTGTGGTGGGGGCTGAACTGACCAATTTAGTTATATCACGGGCTGAAAGTTCAGATCAGAAACAAGGGAAGTTTGGTTTAGCTCAAAGCGCTTCAGTTTCAGGTTGCACTAACAAAGATGTTGAAGAAAAGCAACTTCAAGAAAATTCAGAGACAAAACATGGCGCTGCAAAGGCCCAGGCCCAAGATCACCAGTGGCAAAACAAGCACAAGAAAGAGATCAATTTGCCTCACCGTGCTTCAAAGCGTCTTGCTGGAATTAAGGTTGGTCCTGTTCCAGAACTTAAAACAAGAAATCGAGCACGTCGTGTTGCAATTAAACAATCAGATAAGGAAGAAACCATCATCATAAATGTGGATAAATCTCCCAACAGCTTGTCTGGTGATCTAGCAAAACAGAAATTAAGTGGCACAGATACTGAGAAGACTCTAGAAGTGCAAATAAGTGACAAGGATAAAAAATGCTTCTCTTTTTCACCTCTGGAGAACAATGCTACTGTGGAAGAGTGTGCAAGAGTCCTTGAAAATGGAGATAAAGTTGATGCAAAGTTAGATTACACCCTTGACTTTCCCCTTGGAGAACTACTAACAGACCCATGTATTGCATTTGCAATTCAAACTCTCACTGGAGTAACATTTGAAGCCTCCAAAAACTCGCAAACTTCTTCCAACTTAAGAAACAGCCAGCATTCCAAAACTTCTGCTCCCACCCTCGCCAGTGGCAAAGGCGATGATAAGAAAAGCAATGATGGATTAGGTGACCGTGTGTTATCATCTCTAGAGAACCTTGCTATTCCAAAAGAACATGCCGGTGATGACAAAACTGATTCAAAGGCCAAGAATGAGAATGCAGGACCATCTTCTGAAAAGACACTTGACATGTCATGGATGGATCCATGCATTGAATTTGCAATAAAAACACTCACTGACACCATCCCATCAGACTCTGCTGATCAAAATCCCAAGAACTGCATCCAATTGTCAAGTGTCTGTTTAGATAACATTTACCAAACTGACTACTCTTGCAGACAATACTTTGGCACACAGAAACCAATGTTTCATAAACAGTCTTTTGTGGATCCATCACTGCAGCACACTAGAAATATTGGTATTGTAAATTCTGCTGCTGAAGCCAGACTCTAA
- the LOC121172754 gene encoding uncharacterized protein isoform X2, protein MQFYIDPVNGYTFCSIEDVDHYLETGKIGRNEFTSKDKDGSDMELKADKSPSRSVTMKPTLSVSKGQSSDLDMIANDQQIPRSASSEEYLDVPISECVVGAELTNLVISRAESSDQKQGKFGLAQSASVSGCTNKDVEEKQLQENSETKHGAAKAQAQDHQWQNKHKKEINLPHRASKRLAGIKVGPVPELKTRNRARRVAIKQSDKEETIIINVDKSPNSLSGDLAKQKLSGTDTEKTLEVQISDKDKKCFSFSPLENNATVEECARVLENGDKVDAKLDYTLDFPLGELLTDPCIAFAIQTLTGVTFEASKNSQTSSNLRNSQHSKTSAPTLASGKGDDKKSNDGLGDRVLSSLENLAIPKEHAGDDKTDSKAKNENAGPSSEKTLDMSWMDPCIEFAIKTLTDTIPSDSADQNPKNCIQLSSVCLDNIYQTDYSCRQYFGTQKPMFHKQSFVDPSLQHTRNIGIVNSAAEARL, encoded by the exons ATGCAGTTCTACATTGACCCTGTAAATGGGTATACATTCTGCTCAATAGAAGATGTTGATCACTATCTTGAAACTGGGAAGATAGGAAGGAATGAATTCACGTCAAAAGATAAAGATGGCAGTGATATGGAGTTAAAAGCTGACAAATCTCCT TCAAGAAGTGTAACCATGAAACCAACATTATCAGTTAGCAAGGGTCAAAGCTCAGATTTGGACATGATAGCTAATGACCAACAGATTCCAAGATCTGCAAGTTCTGAAGAATATTTGGATGTGCCCATTTCTGAAT GTGTGGTGGGGGCTGAACTGACCAATTTAGTTATATCACGGGCTGAAAGTTCAGATCAGAAACAAGGGAAGTTTGGTTTAGCTCAAAGCGCTTCAGTTTCAGGTTGCACTAACAAAGATGTTGAAGAAAAGCAACTTCAAGAAAATTCAGAGACAAAACATGGCGCTGCAAAGGCCCAGGCCCAAGATCACCAGTGGCAAAACAAGCACAAGAAAGAGATCAATTTGCCTCACCGTGCTTCAAAGCGTCTTGCTGGAATTAAGGTTGGTCCTGTTCCAGAACTTAAAACAAGAAATCGAGCACGTCGTGTTGCAATTAAACAATCAGATAAGGAAGAAACCATCATCATAAATGTGGATAAATCTCCCAACAGCTTGTCTGGTGATCTAGCAAAACAGAAATTAAGTGGCACAGATACTGAGAAGACTCTAGAAGTGCAAATAAGTGACAAGGATAAAAAATGCTTCTCTTTTTCACCTCTGGAGAACAATGCTACTGTGGAAGAGTGTGCAAGAGTCCTTGAAAATGGAGATAAAGTTGATGCAAAGTTAGATTACACCCTTGACTTTCCCCTTGGAGAACTACTAACAGACCCATGTATTGCATTTGCAATTCAAACTCTCACTGGAGTAACATTTGAAGCCTCCAAAAACTCGCAAACTTCTTCCAACTTAAGAAACAGCCAGCATTCCAAAACTTCTGCTCCCACCCTCGCCAGTGGCAAAGGCGATGATAAGAAAAGCAATGATGGATTAGGTGACCGTGTGTTATCATCTCTAGAGAACCTTGCTATTCCAAAAGAACATGCCGGTGATGACAAAACTGATTCAAAGGCCAAGAATGAGAATGCAGGACCATCTTCTGAAAAGACACTTGACATGTCATGGATGGATCCATGCATTGAATTTGCAATAAAAACACTCACTGACACCATCCCATCAGACTCTGCTGATCAAAATCCCAAGAACTGCATCCAATTGTCAAGTGTCTGTTTAGATAACATTTACCAAACTGACTACTCTTGCAGACAATACTTTGGCACACAGAAACCAATGTTTCATAAACAGTCTTTTGTGGATCCATCACTGCAGCACACTAGAAATATTGGTATTGTAAATTCTGCTGCTGAAGCCAGACTCTAA
- the LOC121172754 gene encoding methyl-CpG-binding domain-containing protein 13-like isoform X1 has protein sequence MQFYIDPVNGYTFCSIEDVDHYLETGKIGRNEFTSKDKDGSDMELKADKSPSRSVTMKPTLSVSKGQSSDLDMIANDQQIPRSASSEEYLDVPISECISNQCVVGAELTNLVISRAESSDQKQGKFGLAQSASVSGCTNKDVEEKQLQENSETKHGAAKAQAQDHQWQNKHKKEINLPHRASKRLAGIKVGPVPELKTRNRARRVAIKQSDKEETIIINVDKSPNSLSGDLAKQKLSGTDTEKTLEVQISDKDKKCFSFSPLENNATVEECARVLENGDKVDAKLDYTLDFPLGELLTDPCIAFAIQTLTGVTFEASKNSQTSSNLRNSQHSKTSAPTLASGKGDDKKSNDGLGDRVLSSLENLAIPKEHAGDDKTDSKAKNENAGPSSEKTLDMSWMDPCIEFAIKTLTDTIPSDSADQNPKNCIQLSSVCLDNIYQTDYSCRQYFGTQKPMFHKQSFVDPSLQHTRNIGIVNSAAEARL, from the exons ATGCAGTTCTACATTGACCCTGTAAATGGGTATACATTCTGCTCAATAGAAGATGTTGATCACTATCTTGAAACTGGGAAGATAGGAAGGAATGAATTCACGTCAAAAGATAAAGATGGCAGTGATATGGAGTTAAAAGCTGACAAATCTCCT TCAAGAAGTGTAACCATGAAACCAACATTATCAGTTAGCAAGGGTCAAAGCTCAGATTTGGACATGATAGCTAATGACCAACAGATTCCAAGATCTGCAAGTTCTGAAGAATATTTGGATGTGCCCATTTCTGAATGTATATCCAATCAGT GTGTGGTGGGGGCTGAACTGACCAATTTAGTTATATCACGGGCTGAAAGTTCAGATCAGAAACAAGGGAAGTTTGGTTTAGCTCAAAGCGCTTCAGTTTCAGGTTGCACTAACAAAGATGTTGAAGAAAAGCAACTTCAAGAAAATTCAGAGACAAAACATGGCGCTGCAAAGGCCCAGGCCCAAGATCACCAGTGGCAAAACAAGCACAAGAAAGAGATCAATTTGCCTCACCGTGCTTCAAAGCGTCTTGCTGGAATTAAGGTTGGTCCTGTTCCAGAACTTAAAACAAGAAATCGAGCACGTCGTGTTGCAATTAAACAATCAGATAAGGAAGAAACCATCATCATAAATGTGGATAAATCTCCCAACAGCTTGTCTGGTGATCTAGCAAAACAGAAATTAAGTGGCACAGATACTGAGAAGACTCTAGAAGTGCAAATAAGTGACAAGGATAAAAAATGCTTCTCTTTTTCACCTCTGGAGAACAATGCTACTGTGGAAGAGTGTGCAAGAGTCCTTGAAAATGGAGATAAAGTTGATGCAAAGTTAGATTACACCCTTGACTTTCCCCTTGGAGAACTACTAACAGACCCATGTATTGCATTTGCAATTCAAACTCTCACTGGAGTAACATTTGAAGCCTCCAAAAACTCGCAAACTTCTTCCAACTTAAGAAACAGCCAGCATTCCAAAACTTCTGCTCCCACCCTCGCCAGTGGCAAAGGCGATGATAAGAAAAGCAATGATGGATTAGGTGACCGTGTGTTATCATCTCTAGAGAACCTTGCTATTCCAAAAGAACATGCCGGTGATGACAAAACTGATTCAAAGGCCAAGAATGAGAATGCAGGACCATCTTCTGAAAAGACACTTGACATGTCATGGATGGATCCATGCATTGAATTTGCAATAAAAACACTCACTGACACCATCCCATCAGACTCTGCTGATCAAAATCCCAAGAACTGCATCCAATTGTCAAGTGTCTGTTTAGATAACATTTACCAAACTGACTACTCTTGCAGACAATACTTTGGCACACAGAAACCAATGTTTCATAAACAGTCTTTTGTGGATCCATCACTGCAGCACACTAGAAATATTGGTATTGTAAATTCTGCTGCTGAAGCCAGACTCTAA
- the LOC100782532 gene encoding E3 ubiquitin-protein ligase ATL6-like produces MLELSESHSKNLHFPLTHIILFFTCFKLSKAQSSMEPVPTYITHHSWEPSVAITVGAIIIALLLMGIISIYLRRCAESHIIITTTQTTTTLPCSCAQGINRELLNTFPTLFYSNIKDLKKGNETLECAVCLTDFTDKDALRLLPKCNHVFHPHCIDSWLACHVTCPVCRANLSQESSHVSITVPPHNEEEGSRNTTTNEATQIEQSTSNDVGQVCLGDPTPTSDAAKIMYISEEQQQQHSSSEPTFEVELDPNTNSTTTTINNNGGDGVVVVSERNLSRSNSTGHCIVEEQGKGVERYTLRLPEDVRRYILVNHGRSVQRSASVKGVCWSDSEESYKGKRVNGEVRVEKRWVICTPPFVGHG; encoded by the coding sequence ATGCTTGAATTGAGTGAATCCCACTCCAAAAACTTGCACTTTCCCCTCACTCACATCATTCTCTTCTTCACATGTTTCAAACTTTCTAAAGCACAATCCTCCATGGAGCCAGTTCCCACCTACATCACCCACCACAGCTGGGAGCCTTCCGTCGCCATCACCGTCGGCGCCATCATCATCGCCCTCCTCTTAATGGGAATCATCTCAATCTACCTTCGCCGCTGCGCCGAGTCTCACATCATCATCACCACAACCCAAACCACCACCACCCTACCGTGCTCCTGCGCGCAGGGGATCAACAGGGAGCTCCTCAACACGTTCCCAACGCTCTTCTACTCCAACATCAAGGATCTCAAGAAGGGGAACGAAACGCTCGAATGCGCGGTTTGTTTAACAGATTTCACTGACAAAGACGCGCTTAGGCTGCTCCCCAAATGCAATCACGTGTTCCACCCTCACTGCATTGATTCCTGGCTCGCGTGTCACGTGACATGCCCGGTTTGTCGCGCGAATCTCAGCCAGGAATCCTCCCATGTTTCCATAACCGTCCCTCCTCATAACGAGGAAGAGGGTTCcagaaacacaacaacaaacgaAGCTACCCAAATTGAGCAAAGTACAAGCAATGACGTTGGTCAAGTTTGTCTTGGAGATCCTACACCGACCAGTGATGCGGctaaaataatgtatataagtGAAGAGCAGCAACAGCAACACTCGTCTTCCGAGCCGACTTTTGAAGTTGAGTTAGACCCAAACACAAattctactactactactattaaCAATAATGGTGGCGATGGGGTTGTTGTTGTGTCCGAGAGGAACCTTTCGAGGTCGAACTCGACGGGGCATTGCATTGTGGAGGAGCAAGGGAAGGGTGTGGAGAGGTACACGTTGAGGTTGCCCGAAGATGTGAGGAGGTACATTCTGGTGAACCATGGGAGGAGTGTTCAACGTTCCGCGAGTGTTAAGGGGGTGTGTTGGAGTGATAGTGAAGAGAGTTATAAGGGAAAGAGGGTCAATGGAGAGGTGAGGGTGGAGAAGAGGTGGGTGATCTGCACACCACCATTTGTGGGACATGGCTGA
- the LOC100782000 gene encoding putative uncharacterized protein DDB_G0287975: MQIRVRCNCGEGSCEEWGVIELQGVVEPQPGFHDSLQNLHIGTLCRPSSQEVYTFTVGYHELTGSKVPLKKPMVVLKKVKHPDGESGCKVELQVVGVIRHKILFKNRPKALISKPQITSRERQKPIMLGSSPSNQTA; encoded by the exons atgcAGATTCGAGTTCGATGCAACTGTGGAGAAGGAAGCTGCGAGGAATGGGGGGTTATAGAACTTCAAGGAGTGGTGGAGCCACAGCCTGGATTCCACGATTCCCTCCAAAATCTTCACATCGGCACTTTGTGTCGTCCTTCTTCTCAG GAAGTCTACACCTTCACTGTTGGATACCATGAACTGACGGGGTCAAAGGTTCCCTTAAAGAAGCCAATGGTGGTGCTCAAGAAAGTAAAGCATCCTGATGGAGAAAGTGGTTGTAAGGTGGAGCTGCAAGTTGTTGGAGTCATTAGACATAAGATTCTGTTCAAGAACAGACCAAAGGCTCTCATTTCTA AGCCACAGATAACATCCAGGGAAAGACAAAAGCCTATCATGTTAGGGTCTTCTCCTTCAAATCAAACTGCTTAA
- the LOC102664718 gene encoding methyl-CpG-binding domain-containing protein 13-like isoform X1, with translation MYYFPPSSGLKFNSKEVFRYLDNVQNKVSIQKISPNIIVEKAIVEGLPPGWVKKTRITTNGDSVRRDTFYIDPVNGYTFCSIEDVDHYLETGKIGRNEFTSKDKDGSDMELKADKSPSRSVTMKPTLSVSKGQSSDLDMIANDQQIPRSASSEEYLDVPISECISNQCVVGAELTNLVISRAESSDQKQGKFGLAQSASVSGCTNKDVEEKQLQENSETKHGAAKAQAQDHQWQNKHKKEINLPHRASKRLAGIKVGPVPELKTRNRARRVAIKQSDKEETIIINVDKSPNSLSGDLAKQKLSGTDTEKTLEVQISDKDKKCFSFSPLENNATVEECARVLENGDKVDAKLDYTLDFPLGELLTDPCIAFAIQTLTGVTFEASKNSQTSSNLRNSQHSKTSAPTLASGKGDDKKSNDGLGDRVLSSLENLAIPKEHAGDDKTDSKAKNENAGPSSEKTLDMSWMDPCIEFAIKTLTDTIPSDSADQNPKNCIQLSSVCLDNIYQTDYSCRQYFGTQKPMFHKQSFVDPSLQHTRNIGIVNSAAEARL, from the exons ATG TATTACTTCCCCCCCTCAAGTGGACTAAAATTCAATTCCAAGGAGGTATTTCGTTATCTTGACAATGTTCAGAACAAAGTCAGCATCCAGAAAATCTCTCCTAAT ATTATAGTTGAGAAAGCTATTGTGGAAGGGTTACCACCAGGATGGGTGAAAAAGACCAGAATCACAACAAATGGAGATTCAGTTAGAAGAGATACG TTCTACATTGACCCTGTAAATGGGTATACATTCTGCTCAATAGAAGATGTTGATCACTATCTTGAAACTGGGAAGATAGGAAGGAATGAATTCACGTCAAAAGATAAAGATGGCAGTGATATGGAGTTAAAAGCTGACAAATCTCCT TCAAGAAGTGTAACCATGAAACCAACATTATCAGTTAGCAAGGGTCAAAGCTCAGATTTGGACATGATAGCTAATGACCAACAGATTCCAAGATCTGCAAGTTCTGAAGAATATTTGGATGTGCCCATTTCTGAATGTATATCCAATCAGT GTGTGGTGGGGGCTGAACTGACCAATTTAGTTATATCACGGGCTGAAAGTTCAGATCAGAAACAAGGGAAGTTTGGTTTAGCTCAAAGCGCTTCAGTTTCAGGTTGCACTAACAAAGATGTTGAAGAAAAGCAACTTCAAGAAAATTCAGAGACAAAACATGGCGCTGCAAAGGCCCAGGCCCAAGATCACCAGTGGCAAAACAAGCACAAGAAAGAGATCAATTTGCCTCACCGTGCTTCAAAGCGTCTTGCTGGAATTAAGGTTGGTCCTGTTCCAGAACTTAAAACAAGAAATCGAGCACGTCGTGTTGCAATTAAACAATCAGATAAGGAAGAAACCATCATCATAAATGTGGATAAATCTCCCAACAGCTTGTCTGGTGATCTAGCAAAACAGAAATTAAGTGGCACAGATACTGAGAAGACTCTAGAAGTGCAAATAAGTGACAAGGATAAAAAATGCTTCTCTTTTTCACCTCTGGAGAACAATGCTACTGTGGAAGAGTGTGCAAGAGTCCTTGAAAATGGAGATAAAGTTGATGCAAAGTTAGATTACACCCTTGACTTTCCCCTTGGAGAACTACTAACAGACCCATGTATTGCATTTGCAATTCAAACTCTCACTGGAGTAACATTTGAAGCCTCCAAAAACTCGCAAACTTCTTCCAACTTAAGAAACAGCCAGCATTCCAAAACTTCTGCTCCCACCCTCGCCAGTGGCAAAGGCGATGATAAGAAAAGCAATGATGGATTAGGTGACCGTGTGTTATCATCTCTAGAGAACCTTGCTATTCCAAAAGAACATGCCGGTGATGACAAAACTGATTCAAAGGCCAAGAATGAGAATGCAGGACCATCTTCTGAAAAGACACTTGACATGTCATGGATGGATCCATGCATTGAATTTGCAATAAAAACACTCACTGACACCATCCCATCAGACTCTGCTGATCAAAATCCCAAGAACTGCATCCAATTGTCAAGTGTCTGTTTAGATAACATTTACCAAACTGACTACTCTTGCAGACAATACTTTGGCACACAGAAACCAATGTTTCATAAACAGTCTTTTGTGGATCCATCACTGCAGCACACTAGAAATATTGGTATTGTAAATTCTGCTGCTGAAGCCAGACTCTAA
- the LOC102664718 gene encoding uncharacterized protein isoform X2, which translates to MYYFPPSSGLKFNSKEVFRYLDNVQNKVSIQKISPNIIVEKAIVEGLPPGWVKKTRITTNGDSVRRDTFYIDPVNGYTFCSIEDVDHYLETGKIGRNEFTSKDKDGSDMELKADKSPSRSVTMKPTLSVSKGQSSDLDMIANDQQIPRSASSEEYLDVPISECVVGAELTNLVISRAESSDQKQGKFGLAQSASVSGCTNKDVEEKQLQENSETKHGAAKAQAQDHQWQNKHKKEINLPHRASKRLAGIKVGPVPELKTRNRARRVAIKQSDKEETIIINVDKSPNSLSGDLAKQKLSGTDTEKTLEVQISDKDKKCFSFSPLENNATVEECARVLENGDKVDAKLDYTLDFPLGELLTDPCIAFAIQTLTGVTFEASKNSQTSSNLRNSQHSKTSAPTLASGKGDDKKSNDGLGDRVLSSLENLAIPKEHAGDDKTDSKAKNENAGPSSEKTLDMSWMDPCIEFAIKTLTDTIPSDSADQNPKNCIQLSSVCLDNIYQTDYSCRQYFGTQKPMFHKQSFVDPSLQHTRNIGIVNSAAEARL; encoded by the exons ATG TATTACTTCCCCCCCTCAAGTGGACTAAAATTCAATTCCAAGGAGGTATTTCGTTATCTTGACAATGTTCAGAACAAAGTCAGCATCCAGAAAATCTCTCCTAAT ATTATAGTTGAGAAAGCTATTGTGGAAGGGTTACCACCAGGATGGGTGAAAAAGACCAGAATCACAACAAATGGAGATTCAGTTAGAAGAGATACG TTCTACATTGACCCTGTAAATGGGTATACATTCTGCTCAATAGAAGATGTTGATCACTATCTTGAAACTGGGAAGATAGGAAGGAATGAATTCACGTCAAAAGATAAAGATGGCAGTGATATGGAGTTAAAAGCTGACAAATCTCCT TCAAGAAGTGTAACCATGAAACCAACATTATCAGTTAGCAAGGGTCAAAGCTCAGATTTGGACATGATAGCTAATGACCAACAGATTCCAAGATCTGCAAGTTCTGAAGAATATTTGGATGTGCCCATTTCTGAAT GTGTGGTGGGGGCTGAACTGACCAATTTAGTTATATCACGGGCTGAAAGTTCAGATCAGAAACAAGGGAAGTTTGGTTTAGCTCAAAGCGCTTCAGTTTCAGGTTGCACTAACAAAGATGTTGAAGAAAAGCAACTTCAAGAAAATTCAGAGACAAAACATGGCGCTGCAAAGGCCCAGGCCCAAGATCACCAGTGGCAAAACAAGCACAAGAAAGAGATCAATTTGCCTCACCGTGCTTCAAAGCGTCTTGCTGGAATTAAGGTTGGTCCTGTTCCAGAACTTAAAACAAGAAATCGAGCACGTCGTGTTGCAATTAAACAATCAGATAAGGAAGAAACCATCATCATAAATGTGGATAAATCTCCCAACAGCTTGTCTGGTGATCTAGCAAAACAGAAATTAAGTGGCACAGATACTGAGAAGACTCTAGAAGTGCAAATAAGTGACAAGGATAAAAAATGCTTCTCTTTTTCACCTCTGGAGAACAATGCTACTGTGGAAGAGTGTGCAAGAGTCCTTGAAAATGGAGATAAAGTTGATGCAAAGTTAGATTACACCCTTGACTTTCCCCTTGGAGAACTACTAACAGACCCATGTATTGCATTTGCAATTCAAACTCTCACTGGAGTAACATTTGAAGCCTCCAAAAACTCGCAAACTTCTTCCAACTTAAGAAACAGCCAGCATTCCAAAACTTCTGCTCCCACCCTCGCCAGTGGCAAAGGCGATGATAAGAAAAGCAATGATGGATTAGGTGACCGTGTGTTATCATCTCTAGAGAACCTTGCTATTCCAAAAGAACATGCCGGTGATGACAAAACTGATTCAAAGGCCAAGAATGAGAATGCAGGACCATCTTCTGAAAAGACACTTGACATGTCATGGATGGATCCATGCATTGAATTTGCAATAAAAACACTCACTGACACCATCCCATCAGACTCTGCTGATCAAAATCCCAAGAACTGCATCCAATTGTCAAGTGTCTGTTTAGATAACATTTACCAAACTGACTACTCTTGCAGACAATACTTTGGCACACAGAAACCAATGTTTCATAAACAGTCTTTTGTGGATCCATCACTGCAGCACACTAGAAATATTGGTATTGTAAATTCTGCTGCTGAAGCCAGACTCTAA
- the LOC102664718 gene encoding uncharacterized protein isoform X3: MYYFPPSSGLKFNSKEVFRYLDNVQNKVSIQKISPNIIVEKAIVEGLPPGWVKKTRITTNGDSVRRDTSRSVTMKPTLSVSKGQSSDLDMIANDQQIPRSASSEEYLDVPISECISNQCVVGAELTNLVISRAESSDQKQGKFGLAQSASVSGCTNKDVEEKQLQENSETKHGAAKAQAQDHQWQNKHKKEINLPHRASKRLAGIKVGPVPELKTRNRARRVAIKQSDKEETIIINVDKSPNSLSGDLAKQKLSGTDTEKTLEVQISDKDKKCFSFSPLENNATVEECARVLENGDKVDAKLDYTLDFPLGELLTDPCIAFAIQTLTGVTFEASKNSQTSSNLRNSQHSKTSAPTLASGKGDDKKSNDGLGDRVLSSLENLAIPKEHAGDDKTDSKAKNENAGPSSEKTLDMSWMDPCIEFAIKTLTDTIPSDSADQNPKNCIQLSSVCLDNIYQTDYSCRQYFGTQKPMFHKQSFVDPSLQHTRNIGIVNSAAEARL, from the exons ATG TATTACTTCCCCCCCTCAAGTGGACTAAAATTCAATTCCAAGGAGGTATTTCGTTATCTTGACAATGTTCAGAACAAAGTCAGCATCCAGAAAATCTCTCCTAAT ATTATAGTTGAGAAAGCTATTGTGGAAGGGTTACCACCAGGATGGGTGAAAAAGACCAGAATCACAACAAATGGAGATTCAGTTAGAAGAGATACG TCAAGAAGTGTAACCATGAAACCAACATTATCAGTTAGCAAGGGTCAAAGCTCAGATTTGGACATGATAGCTAATGACCAACAGATTCCAAGATCTGCAAGTTCTGAAGAATATTTGGATGTGCCCATTTCTGAATGTATATCCAATCAGT GTGTGGTGGGGGCTGAACTGACCAATTTAGTTATATCACGGGCTGAAAGTTCAGATCAGAAACAAGGGAAGTTTGGTTTAGCTCAAAGCGCTTCAGTTTCAGGTTGCACTAACAAAGATGTTGAAGAAAAGCAACTTCAAGAAAATTCAGAGACAAAACATGGCGCTGCAAAGGCCCAGGCCCAAGATCACCAGTGGCAAAACAAGCACAAGAAAGAGATCAATTTGCCTCACCGTGCTTCAAAGCGTCTTGCTGGAATTAAGGTTGGTCCTGTTCCAGAACTTAAAACAAGAAATCGAGCACGTCGTGTTGCAATTAAACAATCAGATAAGGAAGAAACCATCATCATAAATGTGGATAAATCTCCCAACAGCTTGTCTGGTGATCTAGCAAAACAGAAATTAAGTGGCACAGATACTGAGAAGACTCTAGAAGTGCAAATAAGTGACAAGGATAAAAAATGCTTCTCTTTTTCACCTCTGGAGAACAATGCTACTGTGGAAGAGTGTGCAAGAGTCCTTGAAAATGGAGATAAAGTTGATGCAAAGTTAGATTACACCCTTGACTTTCCCCTTGGAGAACTACTAACAGACCCATGTATTGCATTTGCAATTCAAACTCTCACTGGAGTAACATTTGAAGCCTCCAAAAACTCGCAAACTTCTTCCAACTTAAGAAACAGCCAGCATTCCAAAACTTCTGCTCCCACCCTCGCCAGTGGCAAAGGCGATGATAAGAAAAGCAATGATGGATTAGGTGACCGTGTGTTATCATCTCTAGAGAACCTTGCTATTCCAAAAGAACATGCCGGTGATGACAAAACTGATTCAAAGGCCAAGAATGAGAATGCAGGACCATCTTCTGAAAAGACACTTGACATGTCATGGATGGATCCATGCATTGAATTTGCAATAAAAACACTCACTGACACCATCCCATCAGACTCTGCTGATCAAAATCCCAAGAACTGCATCCAATTGTCAAGTGTCTGTTTAGATAACATTTACCAAACTGACTACTCTTGCAGACAATACTTTGGCACACAGAAACCAATGTTTCATAAACAGTCTTTTGTGGATCCATCACTGCAGCACACTAGAAATATTGGTATTGTAAATTCTGCTGCTGAAGCCAGACTCTAA